One window of Podarcis raffonei isolate rPodRaf1 chromosome 15, rPodRaf1.pri, whole genome shotgun sequence genomic DNA carries:
- the MRM1 gene encoding rRNA methyltransferase 1, mitochondrial isoform X2 produces the protein MALLLSFKSGLWDAARLPCAVGTIRHLSTRRKPQAGERELPGGLSSQVTPDHGLETAKDQSEAQPRKPWKGRALRKEFWRQFRAQTMPSDREELKNLRNDDFPERKRSPPQKPLPVERTKGSEILFGVAPCSLALARSKRNFFQLFLKAGKGTPSPMLEEFSQRAKDRGIPVKVVQRKVLDGLCKGAVHQGVCLEATPLRPIGWQEAPPPEAEGGGSQLLWLALEGIQDPMNLGAILRSAHFLGVDRIVMSQRNSCPLTPVVSKASSGAMEVLDVYNTDDLQSLLKAKSEQGWEVLGTAAHTKDLDSVPTVSCLDFRWKGPTILLLGNEGYGLSPGTRSLCQRMLTIFPGRELPPGIESLNVSVAAGILLHSICSQRERDP, from the exons ATGGCACTTCTCCTGTCTTTTAAATCTGGCCTCTGGGACGCCGCAAGACTGCCCTGCGCCGTTGGAACCATCCGACATCTCTCCACGCGGAGAAAACCTCAGGCGGGGGAGCGCGAACTTCCTGGTGGGTTGAGCAGCCAAGTGACTCCTGATCATGGGCTTGAAACAGCCAAGGACCAGAGCGAGGCCCAGCCACGTAAACCCTGGAAAGGTCGTGCCCTTCGGAAAGAGTTCTGGCGGCAATTTCGTGCGCAGACCATGCCGTCTGACAGGGAGGAGCTGAAGAACTTGAGGAACGACGATTTCCCCGAGAGGAAGAGGAGCCCCCCGCAGAAACCCCTCCCCGTCGAAAGGACCAAAGGCTCAGAGATCTTGTTTGGGGTTGCTCCCTGCTCCTTGGCTCTGGCCAGATCCAAGAGGAACTTTTTCCAACTCTTCCTCAAGGCTGGCAAGGGCACTCCATCGCCTATGCTGGAAGAATTCTCCCAGCGCGCCAAGGACAGGGGGATTCCAGTGAAGGTGGTTCAAAGGAAGGTTCTAGATGGCCTCTGCAAGGGCGCTGTCCATCAGGGCGTGTGCCTGGAAGCCACGCCCCTCCGCCCCATTGGCTGGCAGGAGGCACCGCCCCctgaggcagagggaggggggtcCCAGCTCCTTTGGCTGGCTCTGGAGGGGATACAGGACCCCATGAACCTGGGAGCTATCCTTCGGTCTGCTCACTTCCTGGGCGTCGACAGGATTGTGATGAGTCAACGGAACAG CTGTCCCCTGACACCTGTGGTCAGCAAAGCCAGCTCGGGGGCCATGGAAGTTCTGGACGTATATAACACAGATGATCTTCAGAGCCTTCTTAAg GCAAAATCAGAGCAAGGATGGGAAGTCCTTGGAACAGCTGCCCACACCAAAGACTTGGATTCTGTCCCCACCGTGAGTTGCTTAGATTTCCGCTGGAAGGGACCCACCATACTGCTGCTAG GAAATGAAGGTTATGGCCTTTCTCCGGGGACTAGAAGCTTGTGCCAAAGGATGTTGACCATTTTCCCAGGGCGAGAGCTGCCGCCTGGGATCGAGTCCTTAAATGTGTCTGTTGCAGCTG GAATCCTCTTGCACTCGATCTGcagccaaagagagagagacccgtGA
- the MRM1 gene encoding rRNA methyltransferase 1, mitochondrial isoform X1 translates to MALLLSFKSGLWDAARLPCAVGTIRHLSTRRKPQAGERELPGGLSSQVTPDHGLETAKDQSEAQPRKPWKGRALRKEFWRQFRAQTMPSDREELKNLRNDDFPERKRSPPQKPLPVERTKGSEILFGVAPCSLALARSKRNFFQLFLKAGKGTPSPMLEEFSQRAKDRGIPVKVVQRKVLDGLCKGAVHQGVCLEATPLRPIGWQEAPPPEAEGGGSQLLWLALEGIQDPMNLGAILRSAHFLGVDRIVMSQRNSCPLTPVVSKASSGAMEVLDVYNTDDLQSLLKAKSEQGWEVLGTAAHTKDLDSVPTVSCLDFRWKGPTILLLGSSLTETLIEAGELTGRCGVAPGARIPFRLQGGKRYWQVGGRNDELRGNPSPQRAAGQRVGDCSDSRGLLL, encoded by the exons ATGGCACTTCTCCTGTCTTTTAAATCTGGCCTCTGGGACGCCGCAAGACTGCCCTGCGCCGTTGGAACCATCCGACATCTCTCCACGCGGAGAAAACCTCAGGCGGGGGAGCGCGAACTTCCTGGTGGGTTGAGCAGCCAAGTGACTCCTGATCATGGGCTTGAAACAGCCAAGGACCAGAGCGAGGCCCAGCCACGTAAACCCTGGAAAGGTCGTGCCCTTCGGAAAGAGTTCTGGCGGCAATTTCGTGCGCAGACCATGCCGTCTGACAGGGAGGAGCTGAAGAACTTGAGGAACGACGATTTCCCCGAGAGGAAGAGGAGCCCCCCGCAGAAACCCCTCCCCGTCGAAAGGACCAAAGGCTCAGAGATCTTGTTTGGGGTTGCTCCCTGCTCCTTGGCTCTGGCCAGATCCAAGAGGAACTTTTTCCAACTCTTCCTCAAGGCTGGCAAGGGCACTCCATCGCCTATGCTGGAAGAATTCTCCCAGCGCGCCAAGGACAGGGGGATTCCAGTGAAGGTGGTTCAAAGGAAGGTTCTAGATGGCCTCTGCAAGGGCGCTGTCCATCAGGGCGTGTGCCTGGAAGCCACGCCCCTCCGCCCCATTGGCTGGCAGGAGGCACCGCCCCctgaggcagagggaggggggtcCCAGCTCCTTTGGCTGGCTCTGGAGGGGATACAGGACCCCATGAACCTGGGAGCTATCCTTCGGTCTGCTCACTTCCTGGGCGTCGACAGGATTGTGATGAGTCAACGGAACAG CTGTCCCCTGACACCTGTGGTCAGCAAAGCCAGCTCGGGGGCCATGGAAGTTCTGGACGTATATAACACAGATGATCTTCAGAGCCTTCTTAAg GCAAAATCAGAGCAAGGATGGGAAGTCCTTGGAACAGCTGCCCACACCAAAGACTTGGATTCTGTCCCCACCGTGAGTTGCTTAGATTTCCGCTGGAAGGGACCCACCATACTGCTGCTAG GCTCATCTTTAACCGAAACGCTGATTGAAGCCGGGGAGCTGACAGGACGCTGCGGCGTCGCTCCCGGGGCTCGGATACCTTTTCGATTACAGGGAGGAAAGAGATACTGGCAAGTCGGGGGCAGGAATGATGAGCTGCGGGGAAATCCATCTCCACAACGGGCGGCGGGACAACGAGTCGGGGACTGCAGTGACAGTCGGGGGCTGTTACTTTGA